The genomic stretch CTTCACAAGAGGCCTGAGAGGATGAGACAGATGCAAACCACAAGCCTGGCATTACATACGGATAAATATCAAATTAATATGATGTATGCGCATTGGGTGAATGGAACTCACAAACGCAAAGCCGTATTTGAGGCTTATTTCCGCAAGTTGCCTTTTAAAAATGGTTACGCCGTTTTTGCAGGACTTGAACGGATCGTACATTATATTAGTAACCTCAAGTTCACAATGGAGGACATTACGTATTTATCCAGCCAGGAGGAAAATTATGATCCAGCATTTCTTGAAGAATTGCTGCAGTTTACTTTCCAAGGCACGATTTATGCAATGAAAGAAGGAGCACTCGTATTTCCGGATGAACCGCTAGTGCGCGTCGAAGGAAATATTATGGAAGCCCAGCTTGTTGAGACTGCGATCTTAAACTTTATGAACTATCAAACACTGATCGCTACCAAAGCTTCTCGAATTAAACAAGTTGCCGGCAACAATACATTACTAGAGTTTGGGACAAGAAGAGCACAAGAAGCGGATGCGGCAATATGGGGAGCACGTGCTGCTTATGTAGCAGGTTTTGATGCGACGTCGAACATGCTTGCTGGAGAGCAGTTTGGTATTCCAACAGCAGGTACGCATGCACATTCTTGGGTGCAAAGTTTTGAAAGTGAGCAGGAGGCATTTGATGCCTATGCTAAAGTAATGCCAGACCAGGTTACACTCCTCGTCGATACGTTTGATACCCTTGGAAGCGGTGTGCCTCATGCCATTGAGACAGCAAAGAAACTGGAAGCCCAAGGGAAGAAAATGAATGCGATTCGGCTCGATAGCGGTGACCTTGCTTACCTATCTATTCAGGCAAGAAAAATGCTTGATGAAGCCGGTTTTCCATATGTTAAAATTGTGGCTTCTAATGATCTGGACGAACACACCATCTTCAACCTAAAAGCTCAAGGAGCACAGATTGATACTTGGGGCGTAGGTACCCAGCTCATTACAGCAGCAGATCAGCCTTCCCTTGGCGGCGTCTATAAATTAGTAGAACGTGAAGTAGAAGAGGGCATGCAGCCGACAATCAAAATTTCTGCAAATCCCGAGAAGGTAACAACTCCCGGCAAAAAAGAAGTGTACCGGCTTGTAGA from Paenibacillus polygoni encodes the following:
- a CDS encoding nicotinate phosphoribosyltransferase, whose amino-acid sequence is MQTTSLALHTDKYQINMMYAHWVNGTHKRKAVFEAYFRKLPFKNGYAVFAGLERIVHYISNLKFTMEDITYLSSQEENYDPAFLEELLQFTFQGTIYAMKEGALVFPDEPLVRVEGNIMEAQLVETAILNFMNYQTLIATKASRIKQVAGNNTLLEFGTRRAQEADAAIWGARAAYVAGFDATSNMLAGEQFGIPTAGTHAHSWVQSFESEQEAFDAYAKVMPDQVTLLVDTFDTLGSGVPHAIETAKKLEAQGKKMNAIRLDSGDLAYLSIQARKMLDEAGFPYVKIVASNDLDEHTIFNLKAQGAQIDTWGVGTQLITAADQPSLGGVYKLVEREVEEGMQPTIKISANPEKVTTPGKKEVYRLVDPKTKKAIADYICYPDDEQPKQKEPLQLFNPVHPYMKKTIKNYDVVTMLEPIFVEGKKVYELPTLEQIREYHREQINMFWPEYLRKLNPEIYRVNISPAAWNLKQKMIADYIHS